A DNA window from Lasioglossum baleicum unplaced genomic scaffold, iyLasBale1 scaffold2828, whole genome shotgun sequence contains the following coding sequences:
- the LOC143221626 gene encoding transmembrane protein 181-like, whose product MRLYSMHKREFVMIFVAFFACFGLVVFIGLAGPPITFTSEQRAHVNSSEIATGPFIMKTPLLSTYSQQLWVIAKLLTSNNDDERYDKSFQVTISIDGIAIDHKLISVLSSETGHNRTRHLKCERQTCEELIVAHLGFLDYSYYIITVHFHGLESFHQRYNIRDLTFYFKNYNPAFTEFEIWFRFIFLLTAFGVMCWFGHSLRKYSLHDWSIEQKWISILLPLLILYNNPLFPMTFLINSWVPGMIDAILQTTFLCAVLMFWLCVYHGLRQNERRLITFYLPKVMVVGLLWCSAFILATWLRCTELEDPTYNYVLDTSNYFGFKVFFFTVGGFYTAYLLLLILRAYSELRSMPYFDLRLRFLTLLAAVVSLVCGCVTARQFGAGIFEDSFASRLTTYYRSSAQFMALYGLLNFYLYTMAYVYAPAYQQIYDSSITKDNPTFSMINDSDEEVIYGSDEDSRRPLTRTSRIGNNSN is encoded by the exons ATGCGACTATATTCTATGCATAAGAGAGAATTTGTTATGATATTTGTTGCTTTCTTTGCATGTTTTGGATTAGTTGTATTTATTGGACTTGCAG GTCCTCCTATTACTTTTACGAGCGAACAAAGAGCTCATGTGAATAGCAGTGAAATTGCTACTGGTCCTTTTATTATGAAGACACCTCTATTATCTACATATAGTCAACAATTATGGGTTATTGCAAAATTACTAACATCAAATAATGATG atGAAAGATATGATAAAAGTTTTCAAGTAACTATCTCCATAGATGGTATTGCCATTGATCATAAGCTCATATCTGTTTTGTCTTCAGAAACTGGTCATAATAG aACTAGGCATTTAAAATGTGAAAGACAAACATGTGAAGAACTCATAGTTGCTCATCTTGGATTTCTTGATTATAGTTACTATATTATTACTGTTCATTTTCATGGACTTGAGAGCTTCCATCAACGATATAATATACGCGATCTCACATTCTAC TTTAAGAATTACAATCCAGCATTTACGGAGTTTGAGATTTGGTTccgttttatatttttgttaactGCATTTGGAGTTATG TGCTGGTTTGGACATTCTCTACGAAAATATTCGTTACATGATTGGTCAATAGAACAGAAATGGATTTCTATACttcttcctttacttattttatataata ATCCATTATTTCCAATGACATTTTTAATCAATTCTTGGGTACCTGGTATGATAGATGCAATTCTACAGACAACTTTTCTTTGTGCAGTTCTCATGTTTTGGTTATGTGTTTACCATGGTTTAAGACAA AATGAAAGACGTCTGATCACATTTTATTTACCAAAAGTTATGGTAGTTGGTTTACTATGGTGTTCTGCATTTATTTTAGCAACATGGTTGCGCTGTACTGAATTAGAGGATCCAACTTACAATTATGTGCTCGATACATCAAATTATTTT GGTTTCAAAGTATTCTTTTTCACGGTAGGAGGATTCTATACAGCATATCTTCTTCTTTTGATATTGAGAGCATACAGTGAATTGAGATCAATGccatattttg atctCCGTTTACGTTTTTTAACATTACTTGCCGCTGTAGTTTCGTTGGTTTGCGGTTGTGTAACGGCACGACAATTTGGAGCTGGTATTTTTGAAGATAGCTTTGCCTCTCGTCTCACTACGTATTATCGTTCATCTGCGCAATTTATGGCTTTATATGGTCTTCTCAATTTTTATCTGTACACGATGGCTTATGTATATGCACCAGCGTATCAACAAATTTACG ATTCTTCTATAACGAAGGACAACCCCACCTTTTCTATGATTAATGATTCTGACGAAGAAGTCATATATGGGTCAGATGAAGACAGTCGCCGGCCTTTAACACGAACATCTCGAATAGGAAATAATAGTAATtaa
- the LOC143221627 gene encoding pre-mRNA-processing factor 17, translated as MLALKDYGSSDDNSESENENEKEKNEVNCIFDSTNVSIANSLLAENLIPSLSMQVCSAPEVIPTGTELCMNHVDSTVKEIMHNPKYEELFAPDIGPENPFKTQQQRAVKNILSGYVEKAHISEFQFENQRRTFASYGYALDPTVDGSAEEGRTIIGAKEVAEESGGKTVFESTTLRISDKRKRHKNDDPTDIEGFLGPWGGYVDEKRIIKPTEEEAAELEEILAKRNRRGKPTEEKPLEEKTVLHIKDSIDYQGRSFLHAPQDVGVNLRSESPPDRCFLPKAQIHTWEGHTKGISQIRWFPRTAHLLLSCSMDCRVKLWEVYKDRRCIRTYYGHRQAVRDISFDNDGKRFLSAGYDRYVKLWDTETGACISRFTSRKIPYCVKFNPDSDKQHLFVAGTSDKKIICWDIRSAEVTQEYDRHLGAVNTITFVDENRRFVTTSDDKSLRVWEWDIPVDMKYIADPSMHSMPAVTPSPNQKWLACQSMDNKIVIFSALNRFKMNRKKTFTGHMVAGYACGLDFSPDMSYLVSGDADGKCYIWDWKTTKLYKKWKAHDGVCIDVLWHPHEPSRLATAGWDGKIKYWD; from the exons tGAGGTTAACTGTATTTTCGATTCTACCAACGTTTCTATTGCTAACTCTCTTCTTGCAGAAAATTTAATCCCATCTCTAAGTATGCAAGTTTGTTCTGCGCCAGAAGTAATACCAACG ggAACTGAATTATGTATGAACCATGTAGACTCAACTGTAAAAGAAATAATGCACAATCCTAAATATGAAGAATTATTTGCCCCAGATATTGGTCCAGAAAATCCATTTAAAACACAACAACAACGTGCTGTGAAAAATATACTTTCTGGTTATGTTGAGAAAGCTCATATAAGCGAGTTTCAATTTGAAAATCAAAGAAGAACATTTGCTAGTTATG gaTATGCATTGGATCCAACAGTAGATGGAAGTGCAGAGGAGGGTAGGACAATTATTGGAGCAAAAGAGGTAGCAGAAGAATCTGGTGGTAAAACTGTATTTGAAAGTACAACATTAAGGATTTCTGATAAAAGGAAACGTCATAAAAATGATGATCCTACGGATATTGAAGGATTTTTGGGTCCTTGGGGTGGATATGTAGATGAAAAGCGAATTATTAAACCAACTGAAGAGGAAGCTGCAGAATTAGAAGAAATATTAGCAAAAAGGAACAGAAGAGGAAAACCGACAGAAGAAAAACCACTGGAAGAAAAAACAGTATTACATA TTAAAGATAGCATTGATTATCAAGGTAGATCATTTTTACATGCACCTCAAGATGTTGGGGTAAATTTAAGATCAGAATCACCACCTGATAGATGTTTCTTACCAAAAGCACAAATCCATACTTGGGAAGGACATACTAAGGGTATTTCACAGATAAGATGGTTCCCACGTACTGCACATTTGTTACTTTCTTGTAGCATGGATTGTAGAGTAAAG TTATGGGAAGTTTATAAAGACAGAAGATGTATTCGAACATACTATGGTCATCGGCAAGCTGTAAGAGACATAAGTTTTGATAATGATGGGAAAAGATTTTTGTCTGCTGGATATGACCGTTATGTAAAGTTATGGGATACAGAAACAGGTGCTTGCATAAGTCGATTTACAAGCAGAAAAATTCCATATTGCGTCAAATTCAATCCTGATTCAGATAAGCAACATCTTTTTGTAGCAGGCACCAGTGACAAGAAAATTATCTGT TGGGATATCCGTTCTGCTGAAGTAACACAAGAATATGATAGACATTTGGGAGCTGTAAATACTATAACATTCGTAGATGAAAATCGGAGATTTGTAACGACTTCAGATGATAAAAGTCTGAGAGTTTGGGAGTGGGATATACCAGTTGATATGAAATACATAGCTGATCCTTCAATGCATTCTATGCCAGCAGTTACACCATCTCCCAATCAGAAATGGCTTGCATGCCAAAGTATGGACAATAAAATCGTCATATTTTCTGCATTGAACAGATTTAAAATGAATCGTAAGAAAACATTTACAGGACATATGGTTGCTGGTTATGCGTGTGGTTTGGATTTTTCTCCTGACATGAG CTATCTTGTATCGGGAGATGCGGATGGAAAATGTTATATTTGGGATTGGAAAAcaacaaaattatacaaaaaatggAAAGCACATGATGGTGTATGTATCGATGTCTTGTGGCATCCTCATGAACCTTCAAGACTTGCTACAGCTGGTTGGgatggaaaaataaaatattgggaTTAA
- the LOC143221628 gene encoding activated RNA polymerase II transcriptional coactivator p15-like, giving the protein MPKSKEYVFTDDDISDEEVKLKKKQKRELEEKEEKVLKKQKKESNKDEEDNTVWDLGNNRQISVRGFKGKLYVDIREMYYDKEANLKPGKKGICLNMTQWQKLLSVMDDVDKIVKSKS; this is encoded by the exons ATGCCGAAATCGAAAGAGTACGTGTTCACCGATGATGATATTAGTGATGAG gaagtaaaattaaaaaagaaacaaaaaagagAACTTGaggagaaagaggaaaaagtattaaaaaagcAAAAAAAAGAGTCTAATAAAGATGAAGAAGATAATACTGTTTGGGATTTGGGAAATAATCGTCAAATTAGTGTAAGAGGTTTCAAAGGGAAATTATATGTTGATATTAGAGAAATGTATTACGATAAAGAAGCAAATTTAAAGCCTGGGAAAAAag gtATTTGCTTAAACATGACCCAGTGGCAAAAATTATTATCTGTTATGGATGATGTGGATAAAATAGTGAAGTCTAAATCCTGA